The Candidatus Zixiibacteriota bacterium genome has a window encoding:
- a CDS encoding HAD family hydrolase produces MSNDPRLPAPVLWSLIIFDCDGVLVDSEPITNRIFRRMLNEIGLEISLEETMSVFLGRTMDDCVGIIEDRLGHAVPDNFIEQYHRRIIPAFERELKAVPGVETVLDAIPGPTCVASSGAHEKMRATLGVTGLLSRFEGRLFSATEVPRGKPFPDLFLHAAKTFGAEPSRCAVIEDSVPGVQAGRAAGMHVFGYAGFTPSARLEQAGALVFHHMRELPVLLEEHGRRLLL; encoded by the coding sequence ATGAGCAATGACCCCCGTCTTCCTGCTCCCGTTCTCTGGTCGCTGATCATTTTCGACTGTGACGGCGTACTGGTCGACAGCGAGCCCATTACCAATCGTATCTTCCGCCGAATGCTCAACGAGATTGGTCTCGAAATCAGTCTCGAAGAAACGATGTCGGTTTTTTTGGGACGGACCATGGATGACTGCGTCGGAATAATCGAAGATCGCCTCGGCCACGCCGTTCCCGACAACTTCATCGAGCAGTATCATCGACGCATTATACCGGCGTTTGAGAGGGAGCTCAAGGCCGTTCCGGGAGTCGAGACTGTTCTCGACGCCATCCCGGGGCCGACCTGCGTGGCGTCAAGCGGCGCTCACGAGAAGATGCGCGCGACGCTCGGGGTTACCGGGCTGCTGTCGCGATTCGAAGGGCGACTTTTCAGCGCAACGGAAGTTCCCCGGGGCAAGCCGTTTCCCGATCTCTTCCTGCATGCCGCAAAGACCTTTGGCGCCGAACCGTCGCGATGCGCCGTGATTGAGGACTCCGTCCCCGGTGTTCAGGCGGGCCGGGCGGCGGGAATGCATGTGTTTGGATACGCGGGGTTCACGCCGTCGGCACGACTGGAGCAGGCCGGCGCCCTCGTGTTTCACCACATGCGTGAACTGCCCGTTCTACTCGAAGAACACGGTCGCAGGCTCCTGCTCTGA
- the rpsK gene encoding 30S ribosomal protein S11, translated as MKRLPVANPKKGRPKKAKRHIESSGVVHIKATFNNTLISITDSSGRTLSWGTAGKVGFKGSKKSTPFAAQMAAAEAAKEAMDMGLRRVEVWVKGPGSGREAAIRSLSAAGLEITLIKDVTPIPHNGCRPPKRRRV; from the coding sequence ATAAAGAGGTTACCAGTGGCTAATCCGAAAAAAGGGCGCCCCAAAAAAGCGAAACGGCATATCGAGTCGAGTGGCGTCGTCCATATAAAAGCGACCTTTAACAACACCCTTATCTCCATTACCGACTCGTCCGGGCGGACCCTCTCCTGGGGTACCGCCGGCAAGGTAGGGTTCAAGGGTTCGAAGAAGTCGACGCCGTTCGCCGCCCAGATGGCGGCTGCCGAAGCGGCGAAAGAAGCGATGGACATGGGTCTTCGCAGGGTTGAAGTTTGGGTGAAGGGTCCGGGTTCCGGCCGCGAAGCCGCGATCCGGTCGCTGTCGGCCGCCGGGCTCGAGATCACCTTGATCAAGGATGTCACGCCGATTCCGCACAATGGCTGTCGTCCTCCCAAGCGTCGTCGCGTCTGA
- the infA gene encoding translation initiation factor IF-1 has product MAKEETITVEGKVIEPLPNAMFRVELDNGHVVLAHISGKMRMHFIKILPGDKVTLELSPYDLSRGRITYRYK; this is encoded by the coding sequence ATGGCCAAAGAAGAAACAATTACGGTGGAAGGAAAGGTAATCGAGCCGTTGCCGAACGCCATGTTTCGTGTGGAACTGGACAACGGTCACGTCGTTCTCGCTCACATCTCCGGCAAGATGCGCATGCATTTTATCAAAATTCTGCCGGGCGACAAGGTGACGCTTGAGTTGTCACCGTACGATCTGAGCCGGGGACGCATTACCTACCGCTATAAATAG
- the rpsM gene encoding 30S ribosomal protein S13, whose product MARIAGVDLPKNKRIEVGLRYIYGIGPRIASEILKKTGVNPDTRVHALTDEDVAKLRSVIENDYTVEGSLRGQVSMHIKRLIDIGSYRGLRHRRGLPVRGQRTKTNARTRKGPKRSIGGLKKKPAGKT is encoded by the coding sequence TTGGCTCGTATTGCCGGGGTAGATTTACCCAAAAACAAGCGCATTGAAGTCGGCCTGCGCTACATCTACGGGATCGGCCCGCGTATCGCAAGCGAGATTCTGAAAAAGACGGGTGTGAACCCAGATACGCGCGTTCACGCATTGACCGATGAAGATGTCGCCAAGCTCCGCAGTGTGATCGAAAACGATTACACGGTTGAAGGCTCCCTGCGTGGCCAGGTATCCATGCATATCAAGCGCCTGATCGACATCGGCTCCTATCGCGGCTTGCGACACCGTCGCGGCCTGCCGGTTCGTGGACAGCGCACCAAAACGAACGCACGGACCCGGAAGGGCCCCAAACGTTCGATCGGCGGACTGAAAAAGAAACCGGCCGGCAAAACTTGA
- a CDS encoding DNA-directed RNA polymerase subunit alpha, translating into MKWKPITMPKEVVSDQSSATENYSRFIVEPLERGFGVTLGNSLRRVLLSSIQGAAVVSIRIKGCLHEFATIPGVYEDVTNIVLNIKNLIIRMHADEMQTLSLKANQKGKLTAGMFTGTPDIEILNPDVHVCELTDDVEFDMEIDITSGRGYHVAEMNKRMDAPVGTIYVDSLFSPVTKASYQVENTRLGQKTDYDRLIMELSTNGAITPEDALSFAAKLLKDHLQLFIHMDEEIMVEEEQAEDEEVLRIRTLLKTRVDELELSVRSSNCLRAANIQTLADLVTKTESEMLKYRNFGRKSLNEISTLLEQMDLHFGMDIDKFMETQKA; encoded by the coding sequence ATGAAGTGGAAGCCAATTACTATGCCCAAGGAGGTCGTATCCGACCAGTCCTCGGCGACCGAGAACTACTCGCGCTTTATTGTCGAACCGCTGGAGCGCGGCTTCGGGGTCACGCTCGGCAACTCGCTGCGCCGGGTTCTCCTGTCCTCGATTCAGGGCGCCGCGGTTGTGTCGATACGCATCAAGGGCTGTCTGCACGAATTCGCCACTATTCCCGGGGTGTATGAAGACGTTACCAACATCGTGCTCAACATCAAGAATCTCATCATACGCATGCACGCCGATGAGATGCAGACGCTGTCGCTGAAGGCCAATCAGAAAGGCAAGCTGACCGCCGGCATGTTCACCGGAACTCCGGACATCGAGATTCTCAATCCCGACGTGCACGTCTGCGAACTGACGGACGACGTCGAGTTCGACATGGAGATCGATATCACCTCCGGTCGCGGCTATCATGTCGCCGAAATGAACAAGCGCATGGATGCCCCGGTCGGGACCATTTATGTCGACTCGCTGTTTTCGCCGGTGACAAAGGCGTCGTACCAGGTGGAGAACACCCGCCTCGGTCAGAAGACCGATTATGACCGGCTGATCATGGAGCTGTCGACCAACGGCGCCATCACGCCCGAGGATGCCCTCAGTTTCGCGGCCAAACTCCTCAAGGATCACCTCCAGTTGTTCATTCACATGGACGAAGAGATCATGGTCGAAGAAGAGCAGGCCGAGGATGAAGAGGTCCTCCGTATCCGCACCCTGCTGAAGACGCGGGTCGATGAACTGGAGCTGTCGGTGCGCTCATCCAATTGTCTGCGCGCCGCCAATATTCAGACACTTGCGGATCTGGTCACCAAGACCGAATCGGAAATGCTCAAGTACCGCAATTTCGGCCGGAAGTCCCTCAATGAGATATCCACCCTGCTCGAGCAGATGGATCTCCATTTCGGGATGGACATCGACAAATTTATGGAAACGCAAAAGGCTTAA
- the plsY gene encoding glycerol-3-phosphate 1-O-acyltransferase PlsY, whose product MELARTILPVLAAYLLGAIPFALIITRLAGIDDLRKHGSGNLGATNVWRVAGGKVAAVVFALDIGKGVLAIMLARLAGQSLIDQDLFLVICAAAAVIGHIFPVYIGFKGGKGVNTALGVMIMLLPLETLIALVVFLIVVILSRMISLGSIVAALVLPVAVTLERFVLERPVALTYLVLTVFLSLAVVVAHRSNIARIAAGTENRLTFGTKPRKDAPDG is encoded by the coding sequence ATGGAGCTGGCCCGAACCATTCTGCCCGTCCTGGCGGCGTATCTGCTGGGGGCGATTCCCTTTGCCCTCATCATCACGCGCCTGGCCGGGATCGACGACCTGCGAAAACACGGATCGGGCAACCTGGGGGCAACCAATGTCTGGCGGGTCGCGGGCGGCAAAGTAGCCGCCGTTGTCTTCGCGCTTGATATCGGAAAAGGAGTGCTCGCAATCATGCTCGCCCGGCTTGCCGGGCAATCGCTGATCGATCAAGATTTGTTTCTTGTCATCTGTGCCGCTGCAGCCGTGATCGGCCATATCTTCCCGGTCTACATCGGGTTCAAAGGCGGCAAAGGTGTCAATACTGCATTGGGCGTCATGATCATGTTGTTGCCGCTTGAAACGCTTATCGCACTCGTTGTATTCCTGATTGTGGTGATCTTGTCGCGTATGATATCGCTCGGTTCGATAGTCGCCGCGCTGGTGCTGCCCGTGGCGGTAACACTCGAGAGATTTGTCTTGGAGCGCCCCGTGGCCCTTACATACCTCGTGCTGACCGTGTTTCTTAGCCTCGCGGTTGTTGTGGCGCATCGGTCGAATATCGCTCGTATCGCTGCCGGGACGGAGAACCGCCTGACCTTCGGTACGAAGCCGCGAAAGGATGCCCCCGATGGCTGA
- the rpmJ gene encoding 50S ribosomal protein L36, translating into MRVKSSVKKRCEHCKIIKRRGVLRVICSKNPNHKQRQG; encoded by the coding sequence ATGAGAGTAAAATCGTCGGTCAAAAAGCGCTGCGAACATTGCAAGATTATCAAGCGGCGCGGCGTCCTGCGCGTGATTTGTTCCAAGAACCCAAATCACAAGCAGCGCCAGGGCTAA
- a CDS encoding NAD(P)H-dependent glycerol-3-phosphate dehydrogenase codes for MAERITILGAGSWGMAMAAHLDRCGHRVVLWEYDRAAYEQLRTSRTQPDKLPGVQLADSVEITNDLARAVKRSDILVLATPAQYLSSLIRNNVDVCSHAGVIVNLAKGVENGSLRRMSEIIRDETHRAERLRIVTLSGPSHAEEVAMDMPTTVVCAGTDEDAARRIQEMFSGGNFRVYYCADLIGVELGGSLKNVIAIAAGIADGLGMGDNAKGALITRGLAEITRLGVSMGAAAETFAGLSGVGDLVATCFSRHSRNRSVGERIGKGEKLADVLKSMTMIAEGVATCRSAWELAIRYGVEMPITAQTYQVLFDGKAPAEAVADLMGRSLKAEIWQ; via the coding sequence ATGGCTGAGCGCATCACCATTCTCGGCGCCGGATCGTGGGGCATGGCGATGGCCGCGCACCTCGATCGTTGTGGCCATCGCGTCGTTCTTTGGGAGTATGACCGCGCGGCTTATGAGCAATTGCGCACCTCCCGTACGCAGCCGGATAAGCTTCCGGGCGTGCAGTTGGCCGATTCCGTCGAGATCACGAACGATCTCGCCCGTGCCGTCAAGCGGTCTGACATCCTCGTACTCGCGACCCCGGCCCAGTATCTCAGCAGCCTCATTCGTAACAACGTCGACGTGTGCAGTCATGCCGGTGTCATCGTCAACCTCGCCAAGGGCGTCGAAAACGGCAGCCTCCGGCGAATGTCGGAGATCATCAGAGATGAAACGCACCGCGCCGAACGGCTGCGTATCGTGACCCTTTCCGGGCCGTCGCATGCCGAGGAGGTGGCGATGGACATGCCGACTACGGTCGTGTGCGCCGGCACCGATGAAGATGCAGCGCGCCGGATACAGGAGATGTTCAGCGGGGGTAACTTCCGCGTCTACTACTGCGCCGACTTGATCGGTGTCGAGTTGGGCGGTTCGCTCAAAAACGTGATCGCGATTGCTGCAGGGATCGCCGACGGTCTTGGCATGGGAGACAACGCCAAGGGCGCGCTGATTACGCGCGGTCTGGCGGAAATCACGCGCCTGGGGGTGAGCATGGGGGCCGCGGCCGAAACGTTTGCCGGGCTCTCCGGCGTAGGTGACCTCGTTGCCACCTGTTTCTCCCGCCATAGCCGAAATCGGTCGGTAGGCGAACGCATCGGTAAAGGTGAGAAGCTCGCGGACGTTCTGAAGAGCATGACGATGATCGCGGAAGGGGTGGCTACGTGCCGATCTGCCTGGGAACTGGCCATCCGGTATGGTGTCGAGATGCCCATCACCGCCCAAACCTACCAGGTGCTGTTCGACGGCAAGGCGCCTGCAGAAGCGGTTGCTGATCTTATGGGGCGAAGTCTCAAAGCGGAAATATGGCAGTGA
- the rpsD gene encoding 30S ribosomal protein S4, protein MARYRDANCKLCRREGEKLFLKGSRCLSEKCAIERRQFPPGQHGQNIRRKISAYGLQLREKQKVKRTYGVLEQQFRNYFRRAAAGTGVTGEALLQLLERRLDNLVYRLGFAPSRKAARQLVRHRHILVGGRIVDIPSYQVRPNEVIRVKDASKNLDLIHDSLKFSRGDEIPWLRLNKAALEGELLEIPKRSDIPLVANEQLIVELYSK, encoded by the coding sequence ATGGCTCGTTATCGTGATGCCAACTGCAAGCTGTGCCGTCGTGAAGGCGAGAAGCTCTTTCTGAAGGGCTCGCGCTGCCTGAGCGAAAAGTGCGCGATCGAACGGCGGCAGTTCCCGCCCGGTCAGCACGGCCAGAACATCCGTCGTAAGATCTCGGCGTACGGTCTGCAGTTGCGCGAGAAGCAGAAAGTCAAGCGGACGTACGGTGTCCTCGAGCAGCAGTTCCGGAATTACTTCCGCCGAGCGGCCGCCGGGACCGGCGTGACCGGTGAAGCGTTGTTGCAGTTGCTCGAACGCCGCCTTGATAATCTGGTTTACCGGCTCGGGTTCGCCCCGTCGAGAAAGGCAGCCCGCCAGCTCGTTCGGCACCGGCACATTCTCGTCGGCGGCAGAATTGTCGATATCCCGTCCTACCAGGTCAGGCCGAACGAGGTCATCCGGGTCAAGGATGCATCCAAGAACCTCGATCTCATCCACGACTCGCTGAAGTTCAGCCGGGGCGACGAAATCCCGTGGCTGCGACTGAATAAGGCGGCGCTTGAGGGTGAACTGCTGGAAATCCCGAAGCGCTCGGATATCCCGCTGGTCGCCAACGAACAGCTCATCGTGGAGTTGTATTCCAAGTAA
- a CDS encoding MerR family transcriptional regulator, translating into MTTKSAEDKRYYSISEVSQMTGLEAYVLRYWEKEFPTLHPRKNRRGSRLYTVKDIELINQINHLRTKEKLTIAGARNKLMLRRPSEEKTELVKTARAQTLIKQIKKDIEDLLKLFP; encoded by the coding sequence ATGACTACCAAAAGCGCCGAAGACAAGCGATACTACTCGATCAGCGAGGTGTCGCAGATGACCGGACTCGAGGCGTACGTCCTGCGGTACTGGGAAAAGGAGTTCCCGACTCTCCACCCCCGGAAGAATCGACGCGGGTCACGCCTCTATACCGTCAAGGATATCGAGTTGATCAACCAGATCAACCACCTGCGGACGAAAGAAAAGCTCACGATCGCCGGCGCCCGCAACAAGTTGATGCTGCGTCGTCCGTCCGAAGAAAAGACGGAATTGGTCAAAACGGCCCGGGCGCAGACGCTGATCAAGCAGATCAAGAAGGACATCGAGGATCTTCTCAAACTTTTCCCTTGA
- the rplQ gene encoding 50S ribosomal protein L17, translated as MGHQDKVKKLGRTKPHREAMLANMAMSLFTHRVIKTTDAKAKALRPVVDRIITLAKKDTLASKRQVARTIHVKEVFKKLYTDILPNLADRNSGYTRVVKLGVRRGDGAPVSVVELLTPAPVVTEDKKDKKAKKQASAAAKTPS; from the coding sequence ATGGGACATCAGGATAAAGTCAAGAAGCTCGGCCGCACCAAACCACACCGGGAGGCGATGCTGGCCAATATGGCCATGTCGCTGTTCACCCATCGGGTGATCAAGACGACCGACGCCAAGGCCAAGGCCCTTCGGCCTGTGGTCGATCGCATTATCACCCTTGCCAAAAAGGACACGCTGGCGTCGAAACGGCAGGTGGCCCGCACTATCCACGTCAAGGAAGTGTTTAAGAAGCTCTACACCGATATCCTGCCGAATCTGGCTGATCGCAATTCGGGCTATACCCGGGTCGTCAAGCTGGGAGTGCGGCGGGGCGATGGGGCCCCGGTGTCGGTCGTGGAACTGCTGACCCCGGCGCCGGTAGTAACCGAAGACAAGAAAGACAAGAAGGCGAAGAAGCAGGCGTCGGCCGCCGCCAAAACGCCCTCATGA